TCTGGCTGACTTTCCCAATTCCATCGACGTGGAGGAAACCGGCTCCACTTTCGCGGAAAATGCACGGTTGAAAGCGTGCAAACAAGCTAGGCACATTGGCCAGTGGGTGCTGGGTGAAGATAGCGGCTTGTCGGTAGACGCGCTGCAAGGCGCACCGGGTGTCTATTCTGCCCTCTTTTCTGGTAAAGAGGCGACCGACGAATCGAATAATCGGCTGCTGCTGGAAAAACTCGCCGATACACCTCTCGACCAACGCGCAGCTCATTACGTTTGCCATGCGATGCTCGCTGACCCGGAAGGGATCGCTC
The window above is part of the Pirellulales bacterium genome. Proteins encoded here:
- a CDS encoding non-canonical purine NTP pyrophosphatase produces the protein MRLILGTRNRKKGIELAELLAPLGFELASLADFPNSIDVEETGSTFAENARLKACKQARHIGQWVLGEDSGLSVDALQGAPGVYSALFSGKEATDESNNRLLLEKLADTPLDQRAAHYVCHAMLADPEGIARGEAESACHGRILLEARGSGGFGYDPLFEVIEYHRSFGQLGPTVKAVLSHRARAIRQLIPTMMKLVDRGQWKS